A part of Marinihelvus fidelis genomic DNA contains:
- a CDS encoding anti-virulence regulator CigR family protein produces the protein MRTRRFGTVILAAALAMPVAVMADPPAHAGNKGNKSVKVNVDVDLASGLISVADARQLAIDTGATGYKPLPPGIRKNLARGKPMPPGIAKTRMPGGYYDRLPHRDGYDWQVAGTDLLLIQAGTQLVAEVLEDVFR, from the coding sequence ATGAGAACCCGACGATTCGGCACCGTGATTCTCGCCGCGGCACTGGCTATGCCGGTGGCCGTCATGGCCGACCCACCTGCCCATGCGGGCAACAAGGGCAACAAGTCCGTCAAGGTGAACGTGGATGTCGACCTGGCCAGCGGCCTGATTTCCGTGGCCGACGCGCGCCAGTTGGCTATCGACACCGGCGCCACCGGCTACAAGCCGCTACCCCCGGGTATTCGCAAGAACCTGGCCCGGGGCAAACCCATGCCGCCGGGTATCGCCAAGACCCGCATGCCTGGCGGGTATTACGACCGGCTGCCCCATCGTGACGGCTATGACTGGCAGGTGGCGGGCACGGACCTGCTGCTGATCCAGGCGGGCACCCAGTTGGTGGCAGAGGTGCTGGAAGACGTCTTCCGCTGA
- a CDS encoding helix-turn-helix domain-containing protein, producing the protein MNVYPIKTEHDYERALARVDALMDARPDTPQGDELDILVTLIEAWEERQYPIASPDPVAFLKSAMDLMGKDQAALATLLKSRPRASELLNRQRCLSLAQIRAITSGWNLPAEPLIQAYETAT; encoded by the coding sequence ATGAATGTTTACCCCATCAAGACCGAGCATGACTACGAGCGCGCGCTGGCACGCGTCGATGCGCTGATGGACGCCCGGCCGGATACGCCGCAAGGTGATGAGCTGGACATCCTGGTGACGCTTATCGAGGCCTGGGAAGAGCGCCAGTACCCCATAGCCAGCCCCGACCCGGTGGCTTTCCTGAAATCCGCGATGGATCTGATGGGCAAGGACCAGGCCGCGTTAGCGACCCTGCTGAAGTCGCGCCCGCGGGCCTCTGAGCTGCTCAACCGCCAGCGCTGCCTGAGCCTGGCGCAGATCCGCGCCATTACCTCGGGCTGGAACCTGCCAGCCGAGCCCCTGATCCAGGCTTACGAGACCGCGACCTGA
- a CDS encoding type II toxin-antitoxin system HigB family toxin, whose amino-acid sequence MRIISRKTLVSFWSQPQHQDAELPLRAWWVLARKADWASPHDIKGQFASASVIAGNRMVFDIGGNKYRLIVKFNYAYRTGYIRFVGTHEAYDQVDAETI is encoded by the coding sequence TTGCGAATCATCAGCCGGAAAACCCTGGTTTCGTTCTGGTCACAACCGCAGCACCAGGATGCGGAGTTGCCTTTGCGGGCCTGGTGGGTGCTCGCCCGCAAGGCGGACTGGGCGTCACCGCATGACATCAAGGGCCAGTTCGCGAGCGCCAGTGTTATCGCCGGCAACCGGATGGTGTTCGACATCGGTGGAAATAAGTACCGGCTGATCGTGAAGTTCAACTACGCGTACCGAACAGGCTATATCCGCTTTGTGGGGACGCATGAAGCATATGACCAGGTTGACGCAGAGACCATTTGA